The following are from one region of the Ptychodera flava strain L36383 chromosome 15, AS_Pfla_20210202, whole genome shotgun sequence genome:
- the LOC139151715 gene encoding TATA element modulatory factor-like isoform X4 has protein sequence MSWFDSAGLTNFAKSALTNAQKSIDKVLDIQEDEARKKMLITSLEAKRTTDEQSSLESSSETKSSDKVILEHEAFQAHTEYSNVNDADDKSDTDDADDNAFLEEEEDPSPSSGKAELEKKSETTRNRSTRLSGKKSTPKSRNSSTDGESFWGAFLDTSTEEELSTPKKSTNSTTGSAFTRKGFGFGLAGKVWGSSPKQAPQVDSEKETKSDERTKQTEDVAKQQGDVESSSQKSTKIELEKPSGEHTQGDATKEKEKPVEAKDEVDSGREKELKDDSVREVELKVYEGSEDIAVCEKDVESEERQDAKRPSDDGRDEGHSVAKDEGQLEEIPKQDEKTQSQADNTVPTSRGTDEVKSTATDEESSEKKDQKITTEEHIEKKEHDKERGHDGDTKSDHSSEGHTTDDQGSSKSDSDFVVISDVNGSAPSTNISGSSPESASPRHYPICPGNGKRSPSDSEFSVISEEKVQESVHFDASSDTDIPAMLADASINISQRTSPTDTSSSDIPKYSSGEEGSLKESADDEEEDGDYMNKTLTQSAMKTSAGPSLPEASAEKDDVMNRSQEDSSASVDSVKEVQIGTSTDSMESQEKDSLPADQQQDTAEVEHSTEGKKFDPEEALKSEKLLKDSDGETVSVKSDRSDSGEKEQSENLLEKLAEMAEVLQARENKVLTLSKENMDLSEDNNILRSQLKQSEDAREAEMEDLNVLTEEFTQRLTTMEKKLQSITKERDMMKKEVHLTYQQLQDKSNDEKFARILEEKDEQIEGLMQEGEKLSKQQLQNSNIIKKLRVKEKENETLIKSLKKQLEDSQKEATHLREVLDAKEEIDKKQKDGISKLNTAVEKQEKQIIILSSDLEDAKEKVRSTQSALDASYKEIAELHRTIASKDSKIQEAQLSAEMSAKEETRFALERAQQEAKHEQEGLAMQVNDLRMSLTRAEQQYARKEDNLRQEILDLQQRLQEAEYRNQELSQSVTAATRPLLRQIENLQSTFTTQSSSWERVERSLTERLNEAQTQLAGAMEKERMVNENTMEMNSKLASLESQVMMLRQEKMKLTAQLEVEKSKVESLEDYKNKEAIQLDTVRSTYSKAIEDLERDKALLEKQVEMERLKVDTERKKLMLAQEALKDKEKKVEELSLHVKVNSRPETPVMSRSDSFTSETLSSTPVLPIMPLTQGEILEQSMSATMTGSMYESMISGSATAIIESLQSQVKQRDGEIVQLQSTITQLERTRASMAEELVNLSNSNESLETKVAEIPEMQRIRNAAKTIGH, from the exons ATGAGCAATCTTCTTTGGAGTCATCTTCTGAGACCAAATCATCTGACAAAGTCATTTTAG AGCATGAAGCTTTTCAGGCCCATACGGAATATTCCAATGTCAACGATGCTGATGACAAAAGTGATACAGACGATGCAGATGACAATGCATTTTTGGAAGAGGAGGAAG ATCCCAGTCCATCCAGTGGCAAAGCAGAGTTAGAGAAAAAATCAGAAACAACGAGAAACAGGTCAACTAGGTTAAGTGGCAAGAAAAGCACACCAAAGTCTAGAAATTCCTCCACAGACGGGGAAAGTTTTTGGGGTGCATTTTTAGACACATCGACTGAGGAAGAACTTTCCACACCAAAGAAAAGCACCAATTCTACTACTGGGTCAGCTTTTACAAGGAAAGGATTCGGGTTTGGACTTGCCGGAAAAGTCTGGGGCTCCTCCCCTAAACAGGCTCCACAGGTAGACAGCGAGAAAGAGACAAAAAGTGATGAGAGGACTAAGCAAACGGAAGATGTTGCCAAGCAACAAGGTGATGTGGAAAGCAGCTCTCAAAAAAGTACTAAAATTGAACTGGAGAAACCGTCAGGTGAACATACACAAGGTGATGCAACTAAGGAAAAGGAAAAACCTGTTGAGGCCAAAGATGAAGTTGATAGTGGTCGTGAAAAGGAACTCAAGGATGACAGTGTAAGAGAGGTTGAGCTAAAGGTTTATGAAGGTAGCGAAGACATTGCAGTTTGTGAGAAAGACGTTGAAAGTGAGGAGAGACAAGATGCAAAGAGGCCTTCAGATGACGGTAGGGACGAAGGACACAGTGTTGCTAAGGACGAGGGACAGCTTGAGGAAATTCCCAAGCAAGATGAGAAGACACAAAGTCAGGCTGACAATACTGTGCCAACATCTAGAGGAACTGATGAGGTGAAATCTACTGCCACAGATGAGGAGAGTTCTGAGAAAAAAGACCAGAAAATCACAACAGAGGAACACATTGAAAAGAAAGAGCATGACAAAGAAAGGGGGCATGATGGTGATACGAAATCAGACCATTCCTCAGAGGGACATACCACCGACGATCAAGGCTCCTCAAAGAGCGACAGTGATTTCGTTGTCATTAGCGACGTCAACGGCAGTGCACCCTCAACAAATATCAGCGGCAGCTCTCCGGAAAGTGCCTCCCCGAGACATTACCCTATCTGCCCTGGAAACGGGAAGCGCAGCCCGTCGGACAGTGAGTTCAGCGTAATATCAGAAGAGAAGGTCCAGGAGAGCGTTCACTTTGACGCCAGCAGTGACACGGACATTCCGGCCATGCTGGCAGACGCGTCCATCAACATCTCTCAGCGGACTTCCCCTACAGACACTAGCAGCAGTGACATTCCCAAGTACAGCAGCGGGGAGGAGGGGAGTCTGAAGGAGTCGGCTGACGACGAAGAAGAAGACGGAGACTACATGAATAAAACTCTCACCCAGTCTGCTATGAAGACCAGTGCTGGTCCAAGCTTGCCCGAAGCCAGCGCTGAAAAGGACGACGTAATGAATAGATCGCAGGAGGACAGTTCTGCCAGTGTGGATTCGGTGAAAGAAGTGCAAATTGGTACCTCAACGGATTCTATGGAATCTCAGGAAAAAGACAGTCTTCCAGCTGATCAGCAACAAG ACACAGCAGAAGTGGAACACTCCACGGAGGGAAAGAAATTTGACCCAGAGGAAGCACTGAAATCAGAAAAACTACTTAAG GATTCTGATGGTGAGACTGTCAGTGTCAAATCTGACCGCTCTGACTCTGGTGAGAAAGAACAAAGTGAAAATCTTCTCGAG AAACTTGCTGAAATGGCAGAGGTGTTGCAAGCCAGAGAAAACAAGGTTTTGACCCTCAGTAAAGAAAACATGGACTTATCTGAGGATAATAACATTCTACGAAG TCAATTGAAACAGTCAGAAGACGCCAGGGAGGCAGAAATGGAGGATCTCAATGTGTTGACGGAAGAGTTCACACAAAGATTGACAACGATGGAGAAAAAACTTCAGAGCATAACCAAG GAAAGGGACATGATGAAGAAAGAAGTGCACCTCACATACCAGCAGTTACAGGACAA ATCAAATGATGAGAAGTTTGCCAGGATTCTGGAGGAGAAAGATGAACAGATAGAGGGACTGATGCAGGAAGGGGAGAAGCTATCAAAGCAACAGTTGCAGAACTCCAACATCATCAAGAAGCTCAGagtgaaagagaaagagaatGAAACACTGATCAAATCATTGAA AAAGCAACTGGAAGACTCTCAGAAGGAAGCAACACATCTTAGAGAGGTCTTAGATGCCAAGGAAGAGATAGATAAGAAACAAAAAG ATGGTATTTCCAAGTTGAACACAGCTGTTGAGAAACAAGAGAAACAGATCATTATCTTGTCAAGTGATCTTGAAGACGCCAAAGAAAAGGTCAGGAGTACTCAGTCTGCTTTGGATGCATCTTACAA GGAGATTGCAGAGCTTCACAGGACCATTGCTTCCAAAGACAGTAAGATTCAGGAAGCCCAGCTGAGTGCTGAGATGAGTGCCAAGGAAGAAACCAGGTTTGCCCTGGAGAGAGCCCAGCAAGAAGCCAAACATGAACAGGAAGGTCTAGCCATGCAG GTGAATGACCTGAGGATGAGTCTGACCAGAGCTGAGCAGCAGTACGCCAGGAAAGAAGACAACTTGAGACAAGAGATCCTAGATCTGCAGCAGAGACTTCAAGAAGCCGAATACAGAAACCAAGAACTCAGTCAGAGTGTCACTGCAG CCACCAGACCACTGCTACGACAGATAGAAAACCTACAGTCCACCTTCACCACGCAGTCTTCATCATGGGAAAGAGTAGAGAGAAGCCTGACTGAGAGACTCAACGAGGCACAGACCCAGCTGGCTGGGGCTATGGAGAAAGAACGCATGGTGAACGAGAACACCATGGAGATGAACTCCAAGCTGGCCTCGTTGGAGTCACAGGTCATGATGCTCAGACAGGAGAAGATGAAACTCACCGCTCAGCTTGAAGTGGAGAAATCCAAGGTTGAATCCTTGGAGGATTATAAAAACAA GGAAGCCATACAGCTGGACACTGTACGGAGCACCTATTCCAAGGCCATTGAAGACTTGGAGAGGGACAAGGCACTGCTGGAAAAACAGGTAGAGATGGAAAGACTAAAGGTAGACACGGAAAGGAAGAAACTAATGCTTGCACAGGAAGCATTGAAGGACAAG GAGAAGAAAGTTGAGGAACTCAGCTTGCATGTGAAAGTGAACAGCAGACCAGAAACTCCAGTCATGTCAAGATCTGATAGTTTTACCAGTGAAACCCTGTCTTCAACACCAGTGCTACCCATTATGCCTCTGACACAG GGTGAAATACTTGAACAGAGCATGTCAGCCACTATGACAGGTAGTATGTATGAGAGTATGATATCTGGCTCAGCCACTGCCATCATTGAGAGTCTACAATCTCAAGTCAAGCAGAGAGATGGTGAAATTGTACAACTCCAG TCCACTATCACACAGCTAGAGAGAACTAGAGCATCTATGGCAGAGGAACTGGTCAATCTTAGCAACAGCAACGAGTCCTTGGAAACCAAAGTAGCTGAAATACCTGAAATGCAGCGAATACGAAATGCAGCGAAAACTATTG GCCATTGA
- the LOC139151715 gene encoding TATA element modulatory factor-like isoform X5, giving the protein MSWFDSAGLTNFAKSALTNAQKSIDKVLDIQEDEARKKMLITSLEAKRTTEHEAFQAHTEYSNVNDADDKSDTDDADDNAFLEEEEVDFGVVKRIAEWFQMQTEDPSPSSGKAELEKKSETTRNRSTRLSGKKSTPKSRNSSTDGESFWGAFLDTSTEEELSTPKKSTNSTTGSAFTRKGFGFGLAGKVWGSSPKQAPQVDSEKETKSDERTKQTEDVAKQQGDVESSSQKSTKIELEKPSGEHTQGDATKEKEKPVEAKDEVDSGREKELKDDSVREVELKVYEGSEDIAVCEKDVESEERQDAKRPSDDGRDEGHSVAKDEGQLEEIPKQDEKTQSQADNTVPTSRGTDEVKSTATDEESSEKKDQKITTEEHIEKKEHDKERGHDGDTKSDHSSEGHTTDDQGSSKSDSDFVVISDVNGSAPSTNISGSSPESASPRHYPICPGNGKRSPSDSEFSVISEEKVQESVHFDASSDTDIPAMLADASINISQRTSPTDTSSSDIPKYSSGEEGSLKESADDEEEDGDYMNKTLTQSAMKTSAGPSLPEASAEKDDVMNRSQEDSSASVDSVKEVQIGTSTDSMESQEKDSLPADQQQDTAEVEHSTEGKKFDPEEALKSEKLLKDSDGETVSVKSDRSDSGEKEQSENLLEKLAEMAEVLQARENKVLTLSKENMDLSEDNNILRSQLKQSEDAREAEMEDLNVLTEEFTQRLTTMEKKLQSITKERDMMKKEVHLTYQQLQDKSNDEKFARILEEKDEQIEGLMQEGEKLSKQQLQNSNIIKKLRVKEKENETLIKSLKKQLEDSQKEATHLREVLDAKEEIDKKQKDGISKLNTAVEKQEKQIIILSSDLEDAKEKVRSTQSALDASYKEIAELHRTIASKDSKIQEAQLSAEMSAKEETRFALERAQQEAKHEQEGLAMQVNDLRMSLTRAEQQYARKEDNLRQEILDLQQRLQEAEYRNQELSQSVTAATRPLLRQIENLQSTFTTQSSSWERVERSLTERLNEAQTQLAGAMEKERMVNENTMEMNSKLASLESQVMMLRQEKMKLTAQLEVEKSKVESLEDYKNKEAIQLDTVRSTYSKAIEDLERDKALLEKQVEMERLKVDTERKKLMLAQEALKDKEKKVEELSLHVKVNSRPETPVMSRSDSFTSETLSSTPVLPIMPLTQGEILEQSMSATMTGSMYESMISGSATAIIESLQSQVKQRDGEIVQLQSTITQLERTRASMAEELVNLSNSNESLETKVAEIPEMQRIRNAAKTIGH; this is encoded by the exons AGCATGAAGCTTTTCAGGCCCATACGGAATATTCCAATGTCAACGATGCTGATGACAAAAGTGATACAGACGATGCAGATGACAATGCATTTTTGGAAGAGGAGGAAG TAGATTTTGGTGTAGTGAAGAGAATTGCTGAATGGTTTCAAATGCAAACAGAAG ATCCCAGTCCATCCAGTGGCAAAGCAGAGTTAGAGAAAAAATCAGAAACAACGAGAAACAGGTCAACTAGGTTAAGTGGCAAGAAAAGCACACCAAAGTCTAGAAATTCCTCCACAGACGGGGAAAGTTTTTGGGGTGCATTTTTAGACACATCGACTGAGGAAGAACTTTCCACACCAAAGAAAAGCACCAATTCTACTACTGGGTCAGCTTTTACAAGGAAAGGATTCGGGTTTGGACTTGCCGGAAAAGTCTGGGGCTCCTCCCCTAAACAGGCTCCACAGGTAGACAGCGAGAAAGAGACAAAAAGTGATGAGAGGACTAAGCAAACGGAAGATGTTGCCAAGCAACAAGGTGATGTGGAAAGCAGCTCTCAAAAAAGTACTAAAATTGAACTGGAGAAACCGTCAGGTGAACATACACAAGGTGATGCAACTAAGGAAAAGGAAAAACCTGTTGAGGCCAAAGATGAAGTTGATAGTGGTCGTGAAAAGGAACTCAAGGATGACAGTGTAAGAGAGGTTGAGCTAAAGGTTTATGAAGGTAGCGAAGACATTGCAGTTTGTGAGAAAGACGTTGAAAGTGAGGAGAGACAAGATGCAAAGAGGCCTTCAGATGACGGTAGGGACGAAGGACACAGTGTTGCTAAGGACGAGGGACAGCTTGAGGAAATTCCCAAGCAAGATGAGAAGACACAAAGTCAGGCTGACAATACTGTGCCAACATCTAGAGGAACTGATGAGGTGAAATCTACTGCCACAGATGAGGAGAGTTCTGAGAAAAAAGACCAGAAAATCACAACAGAGGAACACATTGAAAAGAAAGAGCATGACAAAGAAAGGGGGCATGATGGTGATACGAAATCAGACCATTCCTCAGAGGGACATACCACCGACGATCAAGGCTCCTCAAAGAGCGACAGTGATTTCGTTGTCATTAGCGACGTCAACGGCAGTGCACCCTCAACAAATATCAGCGGCAGCTCTCCGGAAAGTGCCTCCCCGAGACATTACCCTATCTGCCCTGGAAACGGGAAGCGCAGCCCGTCGGACAGTGAGTTCAGCGTAATATCAGAAGAGAAGGTCCAGGAGAGCGTTCACTTTGACGCCAGCAGTGACACGGACATTCCGGCCATGCTGGCAGACGCGTCCATCAACATCTCTCAGCGGACTTCCCCTACAGACACTAGCAGCAGTGACATTCCCAAGTACAGCAGCGGGGAGGAGGGGAGTCTGAAGGAGTCGGCTGACGACGAAGAAGAAGACGGAGACTACATGAATAAAACTCTCACCCAGTCTGCTATGAAGACCAGTGCTGGTCCAAGCTTGCCCGAAGCCAGCGCTGAAAAGGACGACGTAATGAATAGATCGCAGGAGGACAGTTCTGCCAGTGTGGATTCGGTGAAAGAAGTGCAAATTGGTACCTCAACGGATTCTATGGAATCTCAGGAAAAAGACAGTCTTCCAGCTGATCAGCAACAAG ACACAGCAGAAGTGGAACACTCCACGGAGGGAAAGAAATTTGACCCAGAGGAAGCACTGAAATCAGAAAAACTACTTAAG GATTCTGATGGTGAGACTGTCAGTGTCAAATCTGACCGCTCTGACTCTGGTGAGAAAGAACAAAGTGAAAATCTTCTCGAG AAACTTGCTGAAATGGCAGAGGTGTTGCAAGCCAGAGAAAACAAGGTTTTGACCCTCAGTAAAGAAAACATGGACTTATCTGAGGATAATAACATTCTACGAAG TCAATTGAAACAGTCAGAAGACGCCAGGGAGGCAGAAATGGAGGATCTCAATGTGTTGACGGAAGAGTTCACACAAAGATTGACAACGATGGAGAAAAAACTTCAGAGCATAACCAAG GAAAGGGACATGATGAAGAAAGAAGTGCACCTCACATACCAGCAGTTACAGGACAA ATCAAATGATGAGAAGTTTGCCAGGATTCTGGAGGAGAAAGATGAACAGATAGAGGGACTGATGCAGGAAGGGGAGAAGCTATCAAAGCAACAGTTGCAGAACTCCAACATCATCAAGAAGCTCAGagtgaaagagaaagagaatGAAACACTGATCAAATCATTGAA AAAGCAACTGGAAGACTCTCAGAAGGAAGCAACACATCTTAGAGAGGTCTTAGATGCCAAGGAAGAGATAGATAAGAAACAAAAAG ATGGTATTTCCAAGTTGAACACAGCTGTTGAGAAACAAGAGAAACAGATCATTATCTTGTCAAGTGATCTTGAAGACGCCAAAGAAAAGGTCAGGAGTACTCAGTCTGCTTTGGATGCATCTTACAA GGAGATTGCAGAGCTTCACAGGACCATTGCTTCCAAAGACAGTAAGATTCAGGAAGCCCAGCTGAGTGCTGAGATGAGTGCCAAGGAAGAAACCAGGTTTGCCCTGGAGAGAGCCCAGCAAGAAGCCAAACATGAACAGGAAGGTCTAGCCATGCAG GTGAATGACCTGAGGATGAGTCTGACCAGAGCTGAGCAGCAGTACGCCAGGAAAGAAGACAACTTGAGACAAGAGATCCTAGATCTGCAGCAGAGACTTCAAGAAGCCGAATACAGAAACCAAGAACTCAGTCAGAGTGTCACTGCAG CCACCAGACCACTGCTACGACAGATAGAAAACCTACAGTCCACCTTCACCACGCAGTCTTCATCATGGGAAAGAGTAGAGAGAAGCCTGACTGAGAGACTCAACGAGGCACAGACCCAGCTGGCTGGGGCTATGGAGAAAGAACGCATGGTGAACGAGAACACCATGGAGATGAACTCCAAGCTGGCCTCGTTGGAGTCACAGGTCATGATGCTCAGACAGGAGAAGATGAAACTCACCGCTCAGCTTGAAGTGGAGAAATCCAAGGTTGAATCCTTGGAGGATTATAAAAACAA GGAAGCCATACAGCTGGACACTGTACGGAGCACCTATTCCAAGGCCATTGAAGACTTGGAGAGGGACAAGGCACTGCTGGAAAAACAGGTAGAGATGGAAAGACTAAAGGTAGACACGGAAAGGAAGAAACTAATGCTTGCACAGGAAGCATTGAAGGACAAG GAGAAGAAAGTTGAGGAACTCAGCTTGCATGTGAAAGTGAACAGCAGACCAGAAACTCCAGTCATGTCAAGATCTGATAGTTTTACCAGTGAAACCCTGTCTTCAACACCAGTGCTACCCATTATGCCTCTGACACAG GGTGAAATACTTGAACAGAGCATGTCAGCCACTATGACAGGTAGTATGTATGAGAGTATGATATCTGGCTCAGCCACTGCCATCATTGAGAGTCTACAATCTCAAGTCAAGCAGAGAGATGGTGAAATTGTACAACTCCAG TCCACTATCACACAGCTAGAGAGAACTAGAGCATCTATGGCAGAGGAACTGGTCAATCTTAGCAACAGCAACGAGTCCTTGGAAACCAAAGTAGCTGAAATACCTGAAATGCAGCGAATACGAAATGCAGCGAAAACTATTG GCCATTGA
- the LOC139151715 gene encoding TATA element modulatory factor-like isoform X6 — protein sequence MSWFDSAGLTNFAKSALTNAQKSIDKVLDIQEDEARKKMLITSLEAKRTTDEQSSLESSSETKSSDKVILEHEAFQAHTEYSNVNDADDKSDTDDADDNAFLEEEEVDFGVVKRIAEWFQMQTEDPSPSSGKAELEKKSETTRNRSTRLSGKKSTPKSRNSSTDGESFWGAFLDTSTEEELSTPKKSTNSTTGSAFTRKGFGFGLAGKVWGSSPKQAPQVDSEKETKSDERTKQTEDVAKQQGDVESSSQKSTKIELEKPSGEHTQGDATKEKEKPVEAKDEVDSGREKELKDDSVREVELKVYEGSEDIAVCEKDVESEERQDAKRPSDDGRDEGHSVAKDEGQLEEIPKQDEKTQSQADNTVPTSRGTDEVKSTATDEESSEKKDQKITTEEHIEKKEHDKERGHDGDTKSDHSSEGHTTDDQGSSKSDSDFVVISDVNGSAPSTNISGSSPESASPRHYPICPGNGKRSPSDSEFSVISEEKVQESVHFDASSDTDIPAMLADASINISQRTSPTDTSSSDIPKYSSGEEGSLKESADDEEEDGDYMNKTLTQSAMKTSAGPSLPEASAEKDDVMNRSQEDSSASVDSVKEVQIGTSTDSMESQEKDSLPADQQQDTAEVEHSTEGKKFDPEEALKSEKLLKKLAEMAEVLQARENKVLTLSKENMDLSEDNNILRSQLKQSEDAREAEMEDLNVLTEEFTQRLTTMEKKLQSITKERDMMKKEVHLTYQQLQDKSNDEKFARILEEKDEQIEGLMQEGEKLSKQQLQNSNIIKKLRVKEKENETLIKSLKKQLEDSQKEATHLREVLDAKEEIDKKQKDGISKLNTAVEKQEKQIIILSSDLEDAKEKVRSTQSALDASYKEIAELHRTIASKDSKIQEAQLSAEMSAKEETRFALERAQQEAKHEQEGLAMQVNDLRMSLTRAEQQYARKEDNLRQEILDLQQRLQEAEYRNQELSQSVTAATRPLLRQIENLQSTFTTQSSSWERVERSLTERLNEAQTQLAGAMEKERMVNENTMEMNSKLASLESQVMMLRQEKMKLTAQLEVEKSKVESLEDYKNKEAIQLDTVRSTYSKAIEDLERDKALLEKQVEMERLKVDTERKKLMLAQEALKDKEKKVEELSLHVKVNSRPETPVMSRSDSFTSETLSSTPVLPIMPLTQGEILEQSMSATMTGSMYESMISGSATAIIESLQSQVKQRDGEIVQLQSTITQLERTRASMAEELVNLSNSNESLETKVAEIPEMQRIRNAAKTIGH from the exons ATGAGCAATCTTCTTTGGAGTCATCTTCTGAGACCAAATCATCTGACAAAGTCATTTTAG AGCATGAAGCTTTTCAGGCCCATACGGAATATTCCAATGTCAACGATGCTGATGACAAAAGTGATACAGACGATGCAGATGACAATGCATTTTTGGAAGAGGAGGAAG TAGATTTTGGTGTAGTGAAGAGAATTGCTGAATGGTTTCAAATGCAAACAGAAG ATCCCAGTCCATCCAGTGGCAAAGCAGAGTTAGAGAAAAAATCAGAAACAACGAGAAACAGGTCAACTAGGTTAAGTGGCAAGAAAAGCACACCAAAGTCTAGAAATTCCTCCACAGACGGGGAAAGTTTTTGGGGTGCATTTTTAGACACATCGACTGAGGAAGAACTTTCCACACCAAAGAAAAGCACCAATTCTACTACTGGGTCAGCTTTTACAAGGAAAGGATTCGGGTTTGGACTTGCCGGAAAAGTCTGGGGCTCCTCCCCTAAACAGGCTCCACAGGTAGACAGCGAGAAAGAGACAAAAAGTGATGAGAGGACTAAGCAAACGGAAGATGTTGCCAAGCAACAAGGTGATGTGGAAAGCAGCTCTCAAAAAAGTACTAAAATTGAACTGGAGAAACCGTCAGGTGAACATACACAAGGTGATGCAACTAAGGAAAAGGAAAAACCTGTTGAGGCCAAAGATGAAGTTGATAGTGGTCGTGAAAAGGAACTCAAGGATGACAGTGTAAGAGAGGTTGAGCTAAAGGTTTATGAAGGTAGCGAAGACATTGCAGTTTGTGAGAAAGACGTTGAAAGTGAGGAGAGACAAGATGCAAAGAGGCCTTCAGATGACGGTAGGGACGAAGGACACAGTGTTGCTAAGGACGAGGGACAGCTTGAGGAAATTCCCAAGCAAGATGAGAAGACACAAAGTCAGGCTGACAATACTGTGCCAACATCTAGAGGAACTGATGAGGTGAAATCTACTGCCACAGATGAGGAGAGTTCTGAGAAAAAAGACCAGAAAATCACAACAGAGGAACACATTGAAAAGAAAGAGCATGACAAAGAAAGGGGGCATGATGGTGATACGAAATCAGACCATTCCTCAGAGGGACATACCACCGACGATCAAGGCTCCTCAAAGAGCGACAGTGATTTCGTTGTCATTAGCGACGTCAACGGCAGTGCACCCTCAACAAATATCAGCGGCAGCTCTCCGGAAAGTGCCTCCCCGAGACATTACCCTATCTGCCCTGGAAACGGGAAGCGCAGCCCGTCGGACAGTGAGTTCAGCGTAATATCAGAAGAGAAGGTCCAGGAGAGCGTTCACTTTGACGCCAGCAGTGACACGGACATTCCGGCCATGCTGGCAGACGCGTCCATCAACATCTCTCAGCGGACTTCCCCTACAGACACTAGCAGCAGTGACATTCCCAAGTACAGCAGCGGGGAGGAGGGGAGTCTGAAGGAGTCGGCTGACGACGAAGAAGAAGACGGAGACTACATGAATAAAACTCTCACCCAGTCTGCTATGAAGACCAGTGCTGGTCCAAGCTTGCCCGAAGCCAGCGCTGAAAAGGACGACGTAATGAATAGATCGCAGGAGGACAGTTCTGCCAGTGTGGATTCGGTGAAAGAAGTGCAAATTGGTACCTCAACGGATTCTATGGAATCTCAGGAAAAAGACAGTCTTCCAGCTGATCAGCAACAAG ACACAGCAGAAGTGGAACACTCCACGGAGGGAAAGAAATTTGACCCAGAGGAAGCACTGAAATCAGAAAAACTACTTAAG AAACTTGCTGAAATGGCAGAGGTGTTGCAAGCCAGAGAAAACAAGGTTTTGACCCTCAGTAAAGAAAACATGGACTTATCTGAGGATAATAACATTCTACGAAG TCAATTGAAACAGTCAGAAGACGCCAGGGAGGCAGAAATGGAGGATCTCAATGTGTTGACGGAAGAGTTCACACAAAGATTGACAACGATGGAGAAAAAACTTCAGAGCATAACCAAG GAAAGGGACATGATGAAGAAAGAAGTGCACCTCACATACCAGCAGTTACAGGACAA ATCAAATGATGAGAAGTTTGCCAGGATTCTGGAGGAGAAAGATGAACAGATAGAGGGACTGATGCAGGAAGGGGAGAAGCTATCAAAGCAACAGTTGCAGAACTCCAACATCATCAAGAAGCTCAGagtgaaagagaaagagaatGAAACACTGATCAAATCATTGAA AAAGCAACTGGAAGACTCTCAGAAGGAAGCAACACATCTTAGAGAGGTCTTAGATGCCAAGGAAGAGATAGATAAGAAACAAAAAG ATGGTATTTCCAAGTTGAACACAGCTGTTGAGAAACAAGAGAAACAGATCATTATCTTGTCAAGTGATCTTGAAGACGCCAAAGAAAAGGTCAGGAGTACTCAGTCTGCTTTGGATGCATCTTACAA GGAGATTGCAGAGCTTCACAGGACCATTGCTTCCAAAGACAGTAAGATTCAGGAAGCCCAGCTGAGTGCTGAGATGAGTGCCAAGGAAGAAACCAGGTTTGCCCTGGAGAGAGCCCAGCAAGAAGCCAAACATGAACAGGAAGGTCTAGCCATGCAG GTGAATGACCTGAGGATGAGTCTGACCAGAGCTGAGCAGCAGTACGCCAGGAAAGAAGACAACTTGAGACAAGAGATCCTAGATCTGCAGCAGAGACTTCAAGAAGCCGAATACAGAAACCAAGAACTCAGTCAGAGTGTCACTGCAG CCACCAGACCACTGCTACGACAGATAGAAAACCTACAGTCCACCTTCACCACGCAGTCTTCATCATGGGAAAGAGTAGAGAGAAGCCTGACTGAGAGACTCAACGAGGCACAGACCCAGCTGGCTGGGGCTATGGAGAAAGAACGCATGGTGAACGAGAACACCATGGAGATGAACTCCAAGCTGGCCTCGTTGGAGTCACAGGTCATGATGCTCAGACAGGAGAAGATGAAACTCACCGCTCAGCTTGAAGTGGAGAAATCCAAGGTTGAATCCTTGGAGGATTATAAAAACAA GGAAGCCATACAGCTGGACACTGTACGGAGCACCTATTCCAAGGCCATTGAAGACTTGGAGAGGGACAAGGCACTGCTGGAAAAACAGGTAGAGATGGAAAGACTAAAGGTAGACACGGAAAGGAAGAAACTAATGCTTGCACAGGAAGCATTGAAGGACAAG GAGAAGAAAGTTGAGGAACTCAGCTTGCATGTGAAAGTGAACAGCAGACCAGAAACTCCAGTCATGTCAAGATCTGATAGTTTTACCAGTGAAACCCTGTCTTCAACACCAGTGCTACCCATTATGCCTCTGACACAG GGTGAAATACTTGAACAGAGCATGTCAGCCACTATGACAGGTAGTATGTATGAGAGTATGATATCTGGCTCAGCCACTGCCATCATTGAGAGTCTACAATCTCAAGTCAAGCAGAGAGATGGTGAAATTGTACAACTCCAG TCCACTATCACACAGCTAGAGAGAACTAGAGCATCTATGGCAGAGGAACTGGTCAATCTTAGCAACAGCAACGAGTCCTTGGAAACCAAAGTAGCTGAAATACCTGAAATGCAGCGAATACGAAATGCAGCGAAAACTATTG GCCATTGA